The following coding sequences lie in one Hippopotamus amphibius kiboko isolate mHipAmp2 chromosome 7, mHipAmp2.hap2, whole genome shotgun sequence genomic window:
- the NTSR2 gene encoding LOW QUALITY PROTEIN: neurotensin receptor type 2 (The sequence of the model RefSeq protein was modified relative to this genomic sequence to represent the inferred CDS: deleted 1 base in 1 codon), translating into METSSPRPPGPSPGPALSLDARLGVDTRLWAKVLFTALYSLIFALGTAGNALSVHVVLKERAGPPGRLRCHVLSLALSALLLLLVGVPMELYNFVWFHYPWVFGDLGCRAYYFVRELCAYATVLSVASLSAERCLAVCQPLRARSLLTPRRTRRLLSVVWAASLGLALPMAVIMGQKYELETAGGEPEPASRVCTVLVSRTTLQVFIQVNVLVSFVLPLALTAFLNGVTVSHLAALCSQVPSPSATGSPALSRLELRNKERKTLALGGQAALVRHKDSRRIRGLQRSIQVLRAIVAVYVVCWMPYHARRLMYCYVPDDGWTDKLYDFYHYFYTVTNTLFYVSSAVTPVLYNAVSSSFRKLFLEALSSLCREHRPMELFPPGPQSPALVATASGSGAPPGPPAWMKS; encoded by the exons ATGGAGACCAGCAGCCCGCGGCCCCCGGGACCCAGCCCGGGCCCCGCGCTGAGCCTGGACGCCCGGCTGGGCGTGGACACGCGCCTCTGGGCCAAGGTGCTGTTCACCGCGCTCTACTCGCTCATCTTCGCGCTGGGCACGGCGGGCAATGCGCTGTCCGTGCACGTGGTGCTGAAGGAGCGGGCCGGGCCCCCGGGGCGCCTGCGCTGCCACGTGCTCAGCCTGGCGCTCTccgccctgctgctgctgctggtcggCGTGCCCATGGAGCTCTACAACTTCGTGTGGTTCCACTACCCCTGGGTCTTCGGCGACCTGGGCTGCCGCGCCTACTACTTCGTGCGCGAGCTGTGCGCCTACGCCACGGTGCTCAGCGTGGCCAGCCTGAGCGCCGAGCGCTGCCTGGCCGTGTGCCAGCCCCTGCGCGCCCGAAGCCTGCTGACGCCGCGCAGGACCCGCCGCCTGCTGTCCGTCGTCTGGGCCGCCTCGCTCGGCCTGGCCCTGCCCATGGCAGTCATCATGGGGCAGAAGTACGAGCTGGAGACGGCCGGCGGCGAGCCGGAGCCCGCCTCGCGCGTGTGCACCGTGCTGGTGAGCCGCACCACGCTGCAGGTCTTCATCCAG GTGAATGTGCTGGTGTCCTTCGTGCTCCCCTTGGCATTAACTGCTTTCCTCAACGGGGTCACCGTGAGCCACCTGGCGGCCCTCTGCTCCCAGGTGCCATCCCCTTCTGCCACAGGCAGCCCTGCCCTCAGCCGCCTGGAGCTAAGGAACAAGGAGAGGAAGACACTGGCCCTGGGAGGTCAGGCCGCCCTGGTGAGACACAAGGACTCCCGCCGGATCCGTGGCCTCCAGCGCAGCATCCAAGTTCTCA GAGCCATCGTGGCTGTGTATGTCGTCTGCTGGATGCCGTACCACGCTCGCAGGCTCATGTACTGCTATGTCCCTGATGATGGGTGGACCGA CAAGCTCTATGATTTCTATCACTACTTCTACACGGTGACAAACACGCTTTTCTACGTCAGCTCGGCGGTgacccctgtgctgtacaatgctGTGTCCTCCTCCTTCAGAAAACTCTTCCTGGAAGCCCTCAGCTCCCTGTGTCGAGAGCACCGCCCCATGGAGCTGTTCCCCCCT GGGCCCCAGAGCCCCGCCCTGGTGGCTACAGCTTCTGGCTCTGGGGCTCCCCCAGGACCCCCGGCCTGGATGAAATCTTAG